In Nonomuraea sp. NBC_00507, the following are encoded in one genomic region:
- the arsM gene encoding arsenite methyltransferase, whose protein sequence is MSEQSVQLREQVRERSAAAATAVTAGGAACCGPQEIEEGFGAALYAADEREGLPAEAVAASLGCGNPTAVAELREGERVLDLGSGGGIDVLLSARRVGPAGKAYGLDMTEEMLALARANAARAGAANVEFLKGTIESIPLPAASVDVVISNCVINLSVDKDAVFAETFRVLVPGGRLGVSDVVADDALTPAQRAERGDYAGCIAGALSFAEYRAGLRAAGFTGITITSTHQVADGMHSAIVRAVKPAETRQGVPATDVVHTSQP, encoded by the coding sequence AGCAGTCCGTCCAACTACGCGAGCAGGTACGGGAGCGGTCCGCGGCGGCCGCGACGGCGGTCACGGCCGGCGGAGCCGCCTGTTGCGGTCCGCAGGAGATCGAGGAGGGGTTCGGCGCGGCCCTGTACGCCGCCGACGAGCGAGAGGGCCTGCCCGCCGAGGCGGTGGCGGCCTCACTGGGCTGCGGCAACCCCACGGCGGTCGCCGAGTTGCGCGAGGGCGAGCGAGTGCTGGATCTGGGCTCGGGCGGCGGCATCGACGTGCTGCTGTCCGCCCGCCGGGTGGGCCCGGCCGGTAAGGCGTATGGGCTGGACATGACCGAGGAGATGCTCGCCCTGGCGCGCGCGAACGCCGCCAGGGCGGGCGCGGCGAACGTGGAGTTCCTCAAGGGCACGATCGAGTCCATCCCGCTGCCGGCCGCCAGCGTGGATGTGGTCATCTCCAACTGCGTCATCAACCTGTCGGTGGACAAGGACGCGGTGTTCGCCGAGACCTTCCGGGTGCTGGTGCCCGGCGGCCGCCTCGGCGTTTCCGACGTCGTCGCCGACGACGCCCTCACCCCGGCCCAGCGGGCCGAGCGCGGCGACTACGCCGGCTGCATCGCCGGCGCCCTGTCGTTCGCCGAATACCGGGCCGGGCTGCGGGCGGCCGGGTTCACCGGCATCACCATCACCTCCACCCACCAGGTCGCCGACGGCATGCACTCGGCCATCGTCCGCGCCGTCAAGCCCGCCGAGACCCGCCAGGGCGTCCCGGCGACCGACGTCGTGCACACCTCGCAGCCATGA
- a CDS encoding DUF305 domain-containing protein has translation MSSIVAAGALALPTACGGTSDSVAGHQKVGSRAPAVTATGASPSAAFSDADVTFARMMMPHHEQAVDMADLAASPTLKGTWGTACRA, from the coding sequence GTGTCCTCCATCGTTGCCGCAGGGGCGCTCGCCCTGCCCACCGCCTGCGGCGGCACGAGCGACTCGGTGGCCGGACACCAGAAGGTGGGCAGCCGCGCCCCTGCCGTCACCGCCACAGGCGCTTCGCCGTCGGCTGCCTTCAGCGACGCGGACGTCACGTTCGCGCGGATGATGATGCCGCATCACGAGCAGGCGGTCGACATGGCCGACCTGGCCGCGAGTCCGACCCTGAAGGGCACGTGGGGCACGGCATGCCGGGCATGA
- a CDS encoding cytochrome b/b6 domain-containing protein codes for MTTTERYDRRTRWFHAGVYLATLGLLGTGWWLLAGREGDPSPLAWLTRLPDTVLHTWLGWALAVLVLVAVAFGRRAIRTFVTESVRFRRGDLGWFVRWPAALFTGRFGHHEGHFDPGQRVLNLALAGTLLALLASGAGMSLLHGGPVFAVLVRIHVWATYLATLLIAGHVLVAAGLLPGYRGVWRAMHLGGRLDRTVAFRLWPGWSVRHDPTALGAYVLDLLGPVEMAAVRAHLRECADCRAEAAQLRKTAL; via the coding sequence ATGACTACTACTGAGCGCTATGACCGCAGGACCAGATGGTTCCATGCGGGCGTCTACCTGGCGACGCTGGGGCTGCTCGGCACCGGCTGGTGGCTGCTGGCGGGCAGGGAGGGCGACCCCAGCCCGCTCGCGTGGTTGACCCGACTGCCCGACACCGTCCTGCACACCTGGCTCGGCTGGGCACTCGCGGTGCTCGTCCTGGTGGCGGTCGCGTTCGGGCGCCGTGCCATCCGGACGTTCGTCACCGAATCGGTGCGCTTCCGCAGGGGCGATCTGGGATGGTTCGTACGCTGGCCCGCAGCACTCTTCACCGGCCGGTTCGGTCACCACGAGGGGCACTTCGATCCCGGCCAGCGGGTCCTCAACCTCGCGCTGGCCGGAACCCTGCTGGCCCTGCTCGCCAGCGGTGCGGGCATGAGCCTGTTGCACGGAGGGCCGGTGTTCGCGGTGCTGGTCAGGATCCATGTCTGGGCGACGTACCTGGCGACGCTGCTGATCGCCGGACACGTGCTGGTCGCGGCGGGGCTGCTGCCGGGGTACCGGGGTGTCTGGCGCGCCATGCACCTGGGCGGCCGTCTCGATCGGACGGTGGCCTTCCGGCTCTGGCCGGGATGGTCCGTGCGGCACGACCCGACCGCGCTCGGCGCGTACGTCCTGGACCTTCTCGGACCGGTTGAGATGGCTGCCGTGCGAGCGCATCTGAGGGAGTGCGCGGACTGCCGGGCCGAGGCGGCCCAGCTCCGCAAGACCGCCCTTTAG
- a CDS encoding RNA polymerase sigma factor, giving the protein MASGDTQAATTLVRRYQARVFGLARTIVGEAALAEEVAQETFVRAWRHAAAYDARRGAVPTWLLTITRNLAIDALRLRRELPVDPQALLTRLLSAESTEDAPRDEEFVRRALRMLPREQARAIALTVFYGLTSKEVAQVESIPLGTAKTRLRRGLAKLREQLEVNDD; this is encoded by the coding sequence ATGGCGTCGGGCGACACGCAGGCCGCCACCACGCTCGTACGTCGCTATCAGGCCAGGGTGTTCGGTCTTGCCAGAACCATCGTGGGAGAGGCGGCGTTGGCGGAGGAGGTCGCGCAGGAGACCTTCGTGCGAGCATGGCGGCACGCGGCTGCCTACGATGCCAGGCGTGGTGCCGTACCGACCTGGCTGCTCACGATCACGCGCAATCTCGCCATCGACGCGCTGCGGCTCCGGCGCGAGCTGCCGGTCGATCCGCAGGCGCTGCTCACGCGGCTGCTGTCCGCGGAGAGCACCGAAGACGCGCCGCGTGATGAGGAGTTCGTCCGCCGGGCGCTGCGCATGCTGCCGCGGGAGCAGGCCAGGGCCATCGCCCTCACCGTGTTCTACGGACTGACCAGCAAGGAGGTGGCGCAGGTCGAGAGCATACCGCTGGGCACCGCCAAGACTCGCCTGCGCAGGGGGCTGGCCAAGCTCCGTGAACAGTTGGAGGTGAACGATGACTGA
- a CDS encoding anti-sigma factor family protein: MTERPECEGIREAIPELAAGALAGDERADVLRHLSGCAACRRELEQATQVVDALTTLAPAEEPPAAFESAVLARISGGRPRRRWRPIGMHLLTAAIVAALVGGAVWVATGPDRRLAESYRETLAIADGRYLTAAVLYAGQRRVGHAFAYQGSPSWIFLTVEAAGDSGSYQATLAGRDGAWSDLGQVTVSRGRASWGTTVSTPIAEIDRVVLRKAGSPDVIAVFAR; encoded by the coding sequence ATGACTGAGCGGCCGGAATGCGAAGGGATCCGCGAGGCGATCCCGGAACTCGCCGCCGGCGCCCTCGCCGGCGACGAGCGCGCCGACGTGCTGCGCCATCTGTCGGGCTGCGCCGCCTGTCGCAGGGAGCTGGAGCAGGCCACCCAGGTGGTGGACGCGCTCACCACGCTGGCCCCCGCGGAGGAGCCGCCCGCCGCCTTCGAGTCCGCGGTGCTCGCCCGCATCAGCGGGGGACGCCCGCGCCGTCGATGGCGGCCGATCGGGATGCATCTGCTCACGGCAGCGATCGTCGCCGCGCTGGTGGGCGGGGCCGTGTGGGTGGCCACCGGGCCGGACCGCCGGCTCGCGGAGAGCTACCGGGAGACGCTCGCCATCGCCGACGGGCGCTACCTCACCGCCGCGGTCCTCTATGCCGGCCAGCGGCGAGTGGGCCACGCGTTCGCCTATCAAGGATCGCCGAGCTGGATCTTCCTCACCGTCGAGGCGGCCGGAGACTCCGGCTCCTATCAGGCCACTCTGGCCGGCAGGGACGGCGCCTGGAGCGACCTCGGCCAGGTCACCGTCTCCAGGGGGCGGGCTTCGTGGGGCACCACCGTGTCGACGCCCATCGCGGAGATCGACCGGGTCGTGCTGCGGAAAGCCGGCTCCCCCGATGTCATCGCCGTCTTCGCGCGATGA
- a CDS encoding dihydrofolate reductase family protein has product MGRIVVTEFISLDGVVEAPGGEDFKHRNWSFAFDRGADGDQFKLDEALAAEVLLIGRRTYESFADAWPKYTGPLADKYNSMPKYVVSSTLTDPQWNNTYVIAGDVVAEVTKLKEQVDGEIQIPGSIRLVQELIENDLVDEIHLMTFPVILGTGRRLLGETTDKTTWKLTESKTVGEGIPITIFQRAGR; this is encoded by the coding sequence GTGGGCAGGATCGTAGTCACCGAGTTCATCTCGCTCGACGGCGTGGTGGAGGCCCCCGGCGGTGAGGACTTCAAGCACCGGAACTGGAGCTTCGCCTTCGACCGCGGCGCGGACGGCGACCAGTTCAAGCTGGACGAGGCGCTGGCGGCCGAGGTGCTGCTGATCGGCCGCAGGACCTATGAGAGCTTCGCCGACGCCTGGCCGAAGTACACAGGTCCCTTGGCCGACAAGTACAACAGCATGCCCAAGTACGTGGTCTCGAGCACCCTGACCGACCCCCAGTGGAACAACACCTACGTGATCGCGGGCGACGTGGTCGCGGAGGTGACCAAGCTGAAGGAGCAGGTGGACGGCGAGATCCAGATCCCCGGCAGCATCCGGCTCGTGCAGGAGCTGATCGAGAACGACCTCGTCGACGAGATCCACCTGATGACCTTCCCGGTCATCCTCGGCACCGGCAGGCGCCTGCTCGGGGAGACCACCGACAAGACGACGTGGAAGCTGACCGAGTCGAAGACGGTCGGCGAGGGCATCCCGATCACGATCTTCCAGCGGGCCGGCCGATGA
- a CDS encoding right-handed parallel beta-helix repeat-containing protein, with the protein MRLRPFIACAALAAGAFMALPAATAAAATTRYEAETAPATCDGTIDSNHSGYSGTGFCNAANAVGAAAQFTVNAPAAGAATVAVRFANGTTTSRPATLMVNGSTVQSVSFEGTGAWSTWVTKTLSVSVSSGSNTIRFSPTASGGLPNIDFIDVTTDGTTPPGTTLYVATNGNDSNAGTLAQPLRTIQRAVDLAQPGHTILLRGGTYTPSTNIQLLKNGTASAPITMTTYNGERVVIDGENMPHTPAPVDGSIPRPERGAIHIEGDYWRLIGLEIINGPYAVFGLDTNNNVFERLITRDNYESGLHLQGASSNNQIINLDAYGNRDPRNNGESADGLAIKEGSGTGNVVRGARLWNNSDDGLDFWEFLSPVTVENSIAYGNGFNRWNLPDYTGDGNGFKLGGGDEDLPAAHVVRNSMAWDNATGGFIDNANPGQMMIDHCTAWDNPGTGFDFADADATLTKNLAVANGVNVSLGANSSGTGNSWNLGGSWSFAGTDPSIITGPRNADGSIRTSTFLRPANGADVGARL; encoded by the coding sequence ATGAGACTGAGACCGTTCATCGCATGCGCCGCCCTGGCAGCCGGCGCGTTCATGGCATTACCCGCCGCCACGGCGGCGGCGGCGACCACCCGCTATGAGGCGGAGACCGCTCCCGCGACGTGCGACGGCACCATCGACTCCAATCACTCTGGCTACTCGGGGACCGGTTTCTGCAACGCCGCCAACGCTGTGGGCGCGGCGGCGCAGTTCACGGTGAACGCGCCGGCCGCGGGCGCCGCGACGGTGGCGGTCCGCTTCGCCAACGGGACCACGACGAGCCGGCCCGCTACCTTGATGGTCAACGGCTCGACCGTGCAGTCGGTGTCGTTCGAGGGCACCGGCGCGTGGTCGACGTGGGTCACGAAGACGTTGAGCGTTTCGGTGAGCTCCGGGAGCAACACGATCCGGTTCAGCCCGACGGCTTCCGGCGGGCTGCCGAACATCGACTTCATCGACGTCACCACCGACGGCACGACACCGCCGGGCACCACGCTCTACGTCGCGACCAACGGCAACGACAGCAACGCCGGCACCCTGGCCCAACCGCTGCGGACGATCCAGCGCGCGGTCGACCTCGCGCAGCCCGGGCACACGATCCTCCTCCGCGGCGGCACGTACACGCCGAGCACCAACATCCAGCTGCTGAAGAACGGCACCGCGAGCGCCCCCATCACGATGACCACCTACAACGGGGAGCGTGTCGTCATCGACGGTGAGAACATGCCGCATACCCCAGCCCCGGTCGATGGCAGCATCCCCCGCCCGGAGCGCGGCGCGATCCACATCGAGGGCGATTACTGGCGGCTGATCGGCCTGGAGATCATCAACGGCCCGTACGCCGTGTTCGGCCTCGACACCAACAACAATGTCTTCGAACGTCTCATCACGCGGGACAACTACGAAAGCGGCCTGCACCTCCAGGGCGCGTCCAGCAACAACCAGATCATCAACCTGGACGCGTACGGCAACCGCGATCCCCGCAACAACGGGGAGAGCGCCGACGGCCTGGCCATCAAGGAGGGCTCCGGCACCGGCAACGTGGTGCGCGGCGCCAGATTGTGGAACAACTCCGACGACGGCCTGGACTTCTGGGAGTTCCTGTCCCCGGTGACGGTGGAGAACAGCATCGCCTACGGCAACGGCTTCAACCGCTGGAACCTGCCCGACTACACCGGTGACGGCAACGGGTTCAAGCTCGGCGGGGGAGACGAGGATCTGCCGGCGGCACACGTGGTCCGCAACAGCATGGCATGGGACAACGCCACCGGTGGTTTCATCGACAACGCCAACCCCGGCCAGATGATGATCGACCACTGCACCGCCTGGGACAACCCCGGCACCGGCTTTGACTTCGCCGACGCCGACGCGACGCTGACCAAGAACCTCGCCGTCGCCAACGGCGTCAACGTGTCACTGGGCGCCAACTCCAGCGGCACCGGCAACTCGTGGAACCTCGGCGGCAGCTGGTCGTTCGCCGGCACCGACCCGAGCATCATCACGGGGCCGCGCAACGCCGACGGCTCGATCCGCACCTCCACCTTCCTACGCCCTGCCAACGGCGCCGACGTCGGAGCCCGGCTCTGA